The following coding sequences are from one Salvia hispanica cultivar TCC Black 2014 chromosome 3, UniMelb_Shisp_WGS_1.0, whole genome shotgun sequence window:
- the LOC125215083 gene encoding uncharacterized protein LOC125215083 isoform X1, with translation MEDEHDVSQHNYEDEMQFNSEDDDDDNLIIQRTDGSTRVKRGLFCSKDVWNLRNGDRIVVECNEHNQPDNRGGRVLGGWLGKVARRPNLCLLNYHTWIKMPLTFKKGVTDLAKILKSTSKKWRSYKSYLKGKYVIDGMTEQEIARQPLEEIPLQQWIHLVHYWFSNKGKIG, from the exons ATGGAGGATGAGCATGATGTCTCACAGCACAATTATGAAGATGAAATGCAGTTTAATAGTGAAGATGACGATGACGATAATCTCATAATTCAAA GGACTGACGGAAGCACAAGGGTAAAGAGAGGACTGTTTTGTTCCAAAGATGTGTGGAACTTGAGAAATGGTGATCGGATTGTTGTCGAATGTAATGAGCATAATCAGCCAGATAATAGAGGTGGTAGGGTTCTAGGTGGTTGGCTGGGTAAAGTTGCTCGAAGACCAAACTTGTGTCTTCTTAACTACCATACATGGATAAAGATGCCTTTAACTTTCAAGAAGGGTGTGACTGATTTAGCCAAA ATTTTGAAATCAACGTCGAAGAAATGGAGAAGTTATAAATCTTATTTGAAAGGTAAATATGTGATTGATGGAATGACGGAGCAGGAGATTGCAAGACAACCGCTAGAAGAAATTCCGTTGCAGCAATggattcatttagttcattactGGTTTTCTAATAAAGGGAAG aTTGGTTAG
- the LOC125215083 gene encoding uncharacterized protein LOC125215083 isoform X2 — MEDEHDVSQHNYEDEMQFNSEDDDDDNLIIQRTDGSTRVKRGLFCSKDVWNLRNGDRIVVECNEHNQPDNRGGRVLGGWLGKVARRPNLCLLNYHTWIKMPLTFKKGVTDLAKEIARQPLEEIPLQQWIHLVHYWFSNKGKIG, encoded by the exons ATGGAGGATGAGCATGATGTCTCACAGCACAATTATGAAGATGAAATGCAGTTTAATAGTGAAGATGACGATGACGATAATCTCATAATTCAAA GGACTGACGGAAGCACAAGGGTAAAGAGAGGACTGTTTTGTTCCAAAGATGTGTGGAACTTGAGAAATGGTGATCGGATTGTTGTCGAATGTAATGAGCATAATCAGCCAGATAATAGAGGTGGTAGGGTTCTAGGTGGTTGGCTGGGTAAAGTTGCTCGAAGACCAAACTTGTGTCTTCTTAACTACCATACATGGATAAAGATGCCTTTAACTTTCAAGAAGGGTGTGACTGATTTAGCCAAA GAGATTGCAAGACAACCGCTAGAAGAAATTCCGTTGCAGCAATggattcatttagttcattactGGTTTTCTAATAAAGGGAAG aTTGGTTAG